TCAGTTCCTCCAAACTTCCTTTGCCGCAATCACCGTGTTCACATGAATTGTGACTGTGTCCTGCACGTCGCGCGCATAGCCGCCGGCGTACGTGACCATGACCGGAATGCCACGTGCCTTCGCAACCTCAAATACTAGCGCGTCGCGCCGTTTGAGACCGTCGATGGTCAGCGCCAGTCCACCAAGCTGGTCCTCAATATATGGATCAGCGCCTGCAATGTAGCACAGCAAATCGGGTGAGAAGCTGCGTAGTCCTGAACTCAGCGCCTGATCCAGCCAGGCAAGATATTGATCATCACCGACTCCGTCGGGCAAATTTACGTCGATCGAAGAAGGTGGCTTGTACGCAGGATAGTTGTTTGCCTGGTGCAGAGAGATGGTGAAGACGTCTTCGCCGTCGGCTACCACGGGATCTACAATTTTCGCCTGGACCTGTGCCGCCGAGATACTTGGCAGCGGATGTCCGCTGAGCTGCTTCGGCGGGAAGATCGCCGCCGTGCCGTTGCCGTCGTGAACATCGCAATCGACGGTCATGGCACGCTGAATTTTGCGCAGCTTCTGCATCTTGCGGATGGCGATTGCAACATCGTGAATCATGCAGAAGCCCTCTCCGTGATCGGGATGAGCGTGGTGAAAGCCGCCGCCAATATTTACGCAGATTCCCGTTCGCAGTGCGCGTTCCGACGCGAGGATTGACCCTCCGGCAGAAAGCCAGAAGGCCTTCACCAGTTCCGGTGAATAAGGGACCTCCATCTGCAGCTCTTCCTGCGGCGTGATTTCTCCGTTTAGCAGGCGATCGACATAACCAGCGTCATGGACCAGCCGGACATCGTCGTCGCTGGCAGCTTCCGGCGAGATGAAGTCGTCTGCATCAGCTTCACCGCTCGAGAGCAGACGATCATGGATCATTCGGTACTTTTGTGCGGGAAATACATGTG
The sequence above is a segment of the Terriglobales bacterium genome. Coding sequences within it:
- a CDS encoding histone deacetylase, with the translated sequence MRLPFPLIYSDQYFLPIGAHVFPAQKYRMIHDRLLSSGEADADDFISPEAASDDDVRLVHDAGYVDRLLNGEITPQEELQMEVPYSPELVKAFWLSAGGSILASERALRTGICVNIGGGFHHAHPDHGEGFCMIHDVAIAIRKMQKLRKIQRAMTVDCDVHDGNGTAAIFPPKQLSGHPLPSISAAQVQAKIVDPVVADGEDVFTISLHQANNYPAYKPPSSIDVNLPDGVGDDQYLAWLDQALSSGLRSFSPDLLCYIAGADPYIEDQLGGLALTIDGLKRRDALVFEVAKARGIPVMVTYAGGYARDVQDTVTIHVNTVIAAKEVWRN